In Chromobacterium rhizoryzae, one genomic interval encodes:
- the rnhA gene encoding ribonuclease HI yields the protein MTTEDKVEIYTDGACKGNPGPGGWGALLRFKGKEKEVCGGEANTTNNRMELLAVIKGLATLNRPCQVVVYTDSQYVQKGISEWIHGWKARGWKTAAKEPVKNADLWQQLDAERNRHLHVEWRWVKGHAGHEFNERADQLANRGVELA from the coding sequence ATGACGACTGAAGACAAGGTAGAGATATATACCGACGGCGCCTGCAAGGGCAATCCGGGACCGGGCGGCTGGGGCGCTTTGCTGCGCTTCAAGGGCAAGGAAAAGGAAGTGTGCGGCGGCGAGGCCAACACCACCAATAACCGCATGGAGTTGCTGGCGGTGATCAAGGGCCTGGCCACCTTGAACCGGCCGTGTCAGGTGGTGGTGTACACCGACTCCCAATACGTGCAAAAAGGCATTTCCGAATGGATCCACGGCTGGAAGGCGCGCGGCTGGAAGACCGCGGCCAAGGAGCCGGTGAAGAACGCCGATCTGTGGCAGCAACTGGACGCCGAACGCAACCGCCATCTGCATGTGGAGTGGCGCTGGGTCAAAGGCCACGCCGGCCATGAGTTCAACGAAAGGGCCGATCAGCTGGCCAACCGCGGCGTAGAGCTGGCCTGA
- the ispF gene encoding 2-C-methyl-D-erythritol 2,4-cyclodiphosphate synthase translates to MFRVGQGYDVHQMVAGRPLILGGVRIPHDKGLLGHSDADALLHAITDALLGAAALGDIGRHFPDTDPEFKGADSRALLREAAKRVRAAGWRPVNVDSTLIAQQPKLAPYIDAMRAAIAEDLGLEIGAVNVKGKTNEKLGYLGRCEAIEAQAACLLMPV, encoded by the coding sequence ATGTTTCGAGTTGGACAGGGCTACGACGTGCATCAGATGGTGGCCGGCCGGCCGTTGATCCTGGGCGGCGTGCGCATTCCGCACGATAAGGGCCTGTTGGGCCACTCCGACGCCGACGCCTTGCTGCACGCGATTACCGACGCCTTGCTGGGCGCGGCGGCGCTGGGCGACATCGGCCGCCATTTTCCGGACACCGATCCCGAATTCAAAGGCGCGGACAGCCGCGCGCTGCTGCGCGAAGCGGCCAAGCGCGTGCGCGCCGCCGGCTGGCGCCCGGTGAACGTGGACAGCACGCTGATCGCGCAGCAGCCCAAGCTGGCTCCGTATATCGACGCGATGCGCGCGGCCATCGCCGAAGACCTGGGCCTGGAGATCGGCGCGGTCAACGTCAAGGGCAAGACCAATGAAAAGCTCGGCTATCTGGGCCGCTGCGAGGCGATAGAGGCGCAAGCCGCCTGCCTGCTGATGCCCGTGTAA
- the gloB gene encoding hydroxyacylglutathione hydrolase has translation MPAKHTVSPVGAFSDNYIWVLHHSGRAVVVDPGEAAPVAAFLEREGLQLEAILITHHHADHIGGVAELSARWPDAAVYGPADIASVSRPVMDGARVELSFGAAAVLEVPGHTLNHLAYVIDDALFCGDTLFGAGCGRLFEGTPRQMHDSLAKLAALPDATKVYPAHEYTLANLRFALTVEPGNPVLAIRMSRDLKLREQNLPTLPSTISLERASNPFLRAHEPAVRQSAAHWSGQPLNDVVEVFSALREWKNRF, from the coding sequence ATGCCAGCCAAACACACCGTCAGCCCGGTAGGGGCCTTCAGTGACAATTATATCTGGGTTTTGCATCACAGCGGCCGCGCTGTCGTGGTCGACCCGGGCGAAGCCGCGCCGGTGGCCGCCTTCCTGGAACGGGAAGGACTGCAACTGGAAGCCATCCTGATCACCCATCACCACGCCGACCACATCGGCGGCGTGGCCGAGCTGTCCGCGCGCTGGCCGGACGCCGCCGTCTACGGCCCGGCCGACATCGCCTCGGTCTCCCGCCCGGTGATGGACGGCGCCCGCGTCGAGCTCTCCTTCGGCGCGGCCGCGGTGCTGGAAGTTCCGGGCCACACGCTGAACCACCTGGCCTATGTGATCGACGACGCGCTGTTTTGCGGCGACACCCTGTTCGGCGCCGGCTGTGGCCGGCTGTTCGAAGGCACGCCGCGGCAAATGCACGATTCGCTGGCCAAGCTGGCCGCGCTGCCGGACGCCACCAAGGTCTATCCGGCCCATGAATACACCTTGGCCAATCTGCGCTTCGCGCTGACGGTGGAGCCGGGCAACCCGGTGCTGGCCATCCGCATGAGCCGAGACCTGAAGCTGCGCGAGCAGAACCTGCCCACCCTGCCCTCCACCATCAGCCTGGAACGCGCCAGCAATCCCTTTCTGCGCGCGCATGAACCGGCGGTGCGCCAGTCCGCCGCGCACTGGAGCGGCCAGCCGCTTAATGATGTTGTCGAGGTCTTTTCCGCGCTGCGCGAGTGGAAAAATCGCTTCTGA
- the dnaQ gene encoding DNA polymerase III subunit epsilon, with amino-acid sequence MRQIILDTETTGLEHAQGHRIIEFAGLEMINRKLTGKHLHLYIHPERDIDPDAQRVHGISLEFLEGKPKFREVAEEMADFLRDAELIIHNAPFDVGFLNAEFERVGLPSIKNLCANVIDTLREARDQFPGKRNSLDALCDRFEIDRSNRTLHGALVDCELLSEVYLWMTRGQESLVMDIDVDLPGGQHGAMDFERKPLIVKRANERELADHQSYLNDLDKSVKGSCLWRSLETPAGEGA; translated from the coding sequence ATGAGACAAATCATTCTCGATACCGAAACCACCGGTCTCGAACACGCCCAAGGCCATCGCATCATCGAATTCGCCGGCCTGGAAATGATCAACCGCAAGCTGACCGGCAAGCATCTGCATCTTTACATCCACCCGGAGCGAGACATCGATCCGGACGCCCAGCGCGTGCACGGCATCTCGCTGGAGTTCCTGGAAGGCAAGCCCAAGTTCCGCGAGGTGGCCGAGGAAATGGCCGACTTCCTGCGCGACGCGGAACTGATCATCCACAATGCGCCGTTTGACGTCGGCTTCCTCAACGCCGAATTCGAAAGAGTGGGCCTGCCGTCGATCAAAAACCTGTGCGCCAATGTGATTGACACCCTGCGCGAGGCGCGCGACCAGTTCCCCGGCAAGCGCAACAGCCTGGACGCCTTGTGCGACCGGTTCGAGATCGACCGCTCCAACCGCACCTTGCACGGCGCGCTGGTGGACTGCGAGCTGCTGTCCGAAGTCTATCTGTGGATGACCCGCGGCCAGGAAAGCCTGGTGATGGACATCGACGTCGATCTGCCCGGCGGCCAGCACGGCGCGATGGATTTCGAGCGCAAGCCGCTGATCGTCAAGCGCGCCAACGAGCGGGAGCTGGCCGATCATCAAAGTTATTTGAACGATCTGGACAAGTCGGTGAAGGGCAGCTGCCTGTGGCGCAGCCTGGAGACGCCTGCCGGAGAGGGCGCGTGA
- a CDS encoding class I SAM-dependent methyltransferase, whose translation MKNSFSDWLSSSELGCYLLEREQAYFDRAVADVFGFHAVQLGLPEVDFLRANRIPWQCRVSDSGPAQILCAPEQLPFESRSLDLLVMPHVLDFTTVPHQVLREAERVLMPEGRLILTGFNPVSLWGVRRLVQGRENAPWSGNFLSLVRIKDWLTLLELEPASGGFMGYAPPFSRCDWVQRFRFMERAGDRWWPLAAGVYGIEAIKRQRGMRLILPNWKQGKAKAGLAVAAGNERHHSHREP comes from the coding sequence ATGAAGAATTCGTTTAGCGACTGGCTGAGCTCCAGCGAATTGGGCTGTTATCTGCTGGAGCGCGAGCAGGCTTATTTCGACCGCGCCGTCGCCGACGTGTTCGGCTTTCATGCGGTGCAGCTGGGTTTGCCGGAAGTCGATTTCCTGCGCGCCAACCGCATTCCCTGGCAGTGCCGCGTTTCGGACTCCGGACCGGCGCAGATTCTGTGCGCTCCGGAGCAACTGCCGTTCGAAAGCCGCAGCCTGGACCTGCTGGTGATGCCGCATGTGCTGGATTTTACCACCGTGCCGCATCAGGTACTGCGCGAAGCCGAGCGCGTGCTGATGCCGGAGGGCCGCCTGATCCTCACCGGCTTCAATCCGGTGTCGCTGTGGGGCGTGCGCCGACTGGTCCAAGGGCGCGAGAACGCGCCGTGGAGCGGCAACTTCCTGTCGCTGGTGCGCATCAAGGACTGGCTGACCCTGCTGGAGCTGGAGCCCGCGAGCGGAGGCTTCATGGGCTACGCGCCGCCGTTCTCCCGCTGCGACTGGGTGCAGCGTTTCCGCTTCATGGAGCGGGCCGGGGACCGCTGGTGGCCGCTGGCCGCCGGCGTGTACGGCATCGAGGCGATCAAGCGCCAGCGCGGGATGCGCTTGATCCTGCCCAATTGGAAGCAGGGCAAGGCCAAGGCCGGCCTGGCGGTGGCCGCCGGCAACGAGCGCCATCACAGCCACCGGGAACCATGA
- a CDS encoding fimbrial biogenesis chaperone: protein MKIILFLSLALLISPVWAGIALNGTRVIFDGNDKEASIIVSNLGEEILVQSWLESAEGQPDELPFAVTPPLARLPLKQQQLLRVLYEGAGAAPDRESVFWLNVQEIPQAARGDNVLQLAVRQRVKVFFRPQGLGSDAALQAPEGLRWSLLQADGRPALRVDNPSRYHVTVVDLTLKAGAGAQELASAYMVAPGGSGQWPLKPSAAGSAQLRYGIINDFGGLVEYEVALEAGREGRPQQRPQEP, encoded by the coding sequence ATGAAAATCATTCTGTTCCTCTCCCTGGCCTTGCTCATCAGTCCGGTTTGGGCCGGCATCGCGCTTAACGGCACCCGCGTCATCTTTGACGGCAATGACAAGGAGGCCTCCATCATCGTCAGCAATCTGGGCGAGGAGATCCTGGTCCAGTCCTGGCTGGAGTCGGCGGAAGGCCAGCCGGACGAACTGCCGTTCGCGGTGACGCCTCCGCTGGCGCGCTTGCCGCTTAAGCAGCAGCAGTTGCTGCGGGTGTTGTACGAGGGCGCCGGAGCGGCGCCCGACCGGGAGTCGGTATTTTGGCTGAACGTGCAGGAAATCCCCCAGGCGGCGCGCGGAGACAATGTGCTGCAACTGGCGGTGCGCCAGCGCGTCAAGGTGTTCTTCCGGCCTCAGGGGCTGGGCAGCGACGCCGCCTTGCAAGCGCCGGAAGGCTTGCGCTGGAGCCTGCTCCAGGCCGACGGCAGGCCGGCCTTGCGCGTGGACAACCCCAGCCGCTATCACGTGACGGTGGTGGATTTGACACTCAAGGCCGGCGCCGGAGCGCAGGAGCTGGCGAGCGCCTATATGGTGGCGCCGGGCGGCAGCGGGCAATGGCCGCTGAAACCGTCCGCCGCCGGCAGCGCGCAACTGCGCTACGGCATCATCAACGACTTCGGCGGGCTCGTGGAGTACGAGGTCGCGCTCGAAGCCGGCCGGGAAGGCCGCCCTCAGCAGCGCCCCCAGGAACCT
- a CDS encoding fimbrial protein — MKLLNSKQGKFVLAALAAFAVSPVFADTLSGQIDFTGRVISDSCRLSSPNGDANSIKVDMGTVSVEDIGTLANPKFTGAGSRQVNFNIICKTASKVTMKLAGAAPEVMSGNNILRVNNGTSSPGFARGVGIAVFDSAAVANPSAYNLTSGVLLQEDQPGQPDDIRRVSFAAAYVGSGGAMSPGIANASLPFTLTYD, encoded by the coding sequence ATGAAATTGTTAAACAGCAAGCAAGGGAAATTCGTTTTGGCGGCGCTGGCCGCCTTTGCCGTCAGTCCGGTCTTTGCCGATACCCTTTCCGGCCAGATCGACTTTACCGGCCGAGTGATTTCCGATTCTTGCCGGCTCAGCTCGCCCAATGGCGACGCCAACAGCATCAAGGTGGACATGGGCACGGTGTCGGTGGAGGACATCGGCACGCTGGCCAATCCCAAGTTCACCGGCGCCGGCAGCCGGCAGGTGAACTTCAACATCATTTGCAAAACCGCCAGCAAAGTGACAATGAAGCTGGCCGGCGCGGCGCCGGAAGTGATGAGCGGCAACAACATCCTGCGCGTCAACAACGGCACCTCGTCTCCGGGCTTTGCCCGGGGCGTCGGCATCGCGGTGTTCGACAGCGCCGCGGTGGCCAACCCCTCCGCCTACAACCTGACCAGCGGCGTTCTTTTGCAGGAGGACCAGCCGGGTCAGCCCGATGATATCCGTCGCGTCAGCTTCGCCGCCGCCTATGTCGGTTCCGGCGGGGCCATGTCGCCGGGCATCGCCAATGCCAGCCTGCCGTTTACCCTGACTTACGACTAA
- the rpiA gene encoding ribose-5-phosphate isomerase RpiA, giving the protein MLTQDQLKLAVAKKAIEFVPDDSIVGVGTGSTVNLFIEELAAIKGRIRGAVSSSDASTARLKAHHIPVFDLNEVDALPVYIDGADEINHHLHMIKGGGAALTREKIVASVADQFICIADESKYVAMLGGFPLPIEVIPMARSYVARELVKLGGHPELRRGVSTDNGNVILDVHGLKIQKPVELEEIINHLAGVVTCGLFARRRADVLVLGRQNGVEEIR; this is encoded by the coding sequence ATGTTGACTCAGGACCAACTGAAGCTTGCCGTGGCCAAGAAGGCCATCGAATTCGTGCCGGACGACAGCATCGTCGGCGTCGGCACCGGCAGCACCGTCAATCTGTTCATTGAAGAGCTGGCCGCCATCAAGGGCCGCATCCGCGGCGCGGTGTCCAGCTCGGACGCCTCCACCGCCCGCCTCAAGGCCCACCACATCCCGGTGTTCGACCTGAACGAAGTGGACGCGCTGCCGGTGTACATCGACGGCGCCGATGAAATCAACCACCACTTGCACATGATCAAGGGCGGCGGCGCCGCGCTGACCCGCGAGAAAATCGTCGCCAGCGTGGCCGATCAATTCATCTGCATCGCCGACGAAAGCAAATACGTCGCCATGCTGGGCGGCTTCCCGCTGCCCATCGAGGTCATTCCGATGGCGCGCAGCTATGTGGCGCGCGAACTGGTCAAGCTGGGCGGGCACCCGGAACTGCGCCGGGGCGTGAGCACCGACAACGGCAACGTGATCCTGGACGTGCACGGCTTGAAGATCCAGAAGCCGGTGGAACTGGAGGAGATCATCAACCATCTGGCCGGCGTGGTCACCTGCGGCCTGTTCGCGCGCCGTCGCGCCGACGTGCTGGTGTTAGGGCGGCAGAACGGCGTGGAAGAAATCCGTTAA
- the ppx gene encoding exopolyphosphatase: MTTPPNNVLATIDMGSNSFRLQVSRVVDDQLYALDVMKETVRLGAGLTADKQLDQETQDKALACLARFGERLRGFTPAQVRAVGTNTLRVAKNAADFIAKAEPLLGFPIEVIAGREEARLIYLGAAHSLPDTKERRMVVDIGGGSTEFIIGSHYKALVTESLPLGCVSYTLRYFGDGKLTQANFRDAILAARNEIQRIAHQYQREEWQLAVGTSGTARSLRDVLEINDWSTADITLSGMEKLKALLIRQGGIAAIDVNGLKADRAPVLAGGLAIMIAVFQELAIDKMTVAEGALRDGVLYDLLGRQREKDMRDTTVTQFKRRYHVDTAQAERVTALAERLYRMVAGEDVDQAMLKRLLWAAKLHEIGLTISHTAYHKHSSYILQHADMPGFSKREQATLAAIVLGHRGDMGKMRQYMEDSSLWQAVVSLRLAVLFHRSRNSIALPEMLDLRQHATGFALTLNKVWLKGSPLTASGFKQEIGQWKNVGFVLDIVQV, encoded by the coding sequence CTGACCACGCCCCCAAACAACGTGCTCGCCACCATCGATATGGGCTCCAACAGCTTCCGCCTGCAAGTGTCGCGGGTGGTGGACGACCAGCTGTACGCGCTGGACGTGATGAAGGAGACCGTGCGCCTGGGCGCGGGCCTGACCGCCGACAAACAACTGGACCAGGAAACCCAGGACAAGGCCCTGGCCTGTCTCGCCCGCTTTGGCGAGCGCCTGCGCGGCTTCACCCCGGCACAAGTGCGCGCGGTGGGCACCAATACCCTGCGCGTGGCCAAGAACGCGGCGGACTTCATCGCCAAGGCCGAGCCCTTGCTGGGCTTTCCCATCGAGGTGATCGCCGGCCGCGAAGAGGCGCGGCTGATCTATCTGGGCGCCGCCCATTCGCTGCCGGACACCAAGGAGCGGCGCATGGTGGTGGACATCGGCGGCGGCTCCACCGAGTTCATCATCGGCAGCCATTACAAAGCCCTGGTCACCGAAAGCCTGCCCTTGGGCTGCGTCAGCTACACATTGCGCTATTTCGGCGACGGCAAGCTGACCCAGGCCAATTTCCGGGACGCCATCCTGGCCGCGCGCAACGAGATTCAGCGCATCGCCCACCAATACCAGCGCGAAGAATGGCAGCTGGCGGTGGGCACCTCCGGCACCGCGCGTTCCCTGCGCGACGTGCTGGAAATCAACGACTGGAGCACGGCCGACATCACCTTGTCCGGCATGGAAAAGCTCAAGGCGCTGCTGATCCGCCAGGGCGGCATCGCCGCCATCGACGTCAACGGCCTCAAGGCCGACCGCGCGCCGGTGCTGGCCGGCGGCCTCGCCATCATGATCGCGGTGTTCCAGGAACTGGCCATCGACAAGATGACGGTGGCCGAAGGCGCTTTGCGCGACGGCGTGCTATACGATCTATTGGGCCGCCAGCGTGAAAAGGACATGCGCGATACCACCGTCACCCAGTTCAAGCGCCGCTACCATGTGGACACCGCCCAGGCCGAGCGCGTCACCGCGCTGGCCGAGCGCCTGTACCGGATGGTGGCCGGCGAGGACGTGGACCAGGCCATGCTCAAGCGCCTGCTGTGGGCGGCCAAGCTGCACGAGATCGGGCTGACCATCTCGCACACCGCCTATCACAAGCACTCTTCCTACATCCTGCAGCACGCCGACATGCCCGGCTTCTCCAAGCGCGAACAGGCCACGCTGGCCGCCATCGTGCTGGGCCACCGCGGCGACATGGGCAAGATGCGGCAATACATGGAAGACTCCAGCCTGTGGCAGGCGGTGGTGTCGCTGCGGCTGGCGGTCTTGTTCCACCGCAGCCGCAACAGCATCGCGCTGCCGGAAATGCTGGACCTGCGCCAGCACGCCACCGGCTTCGCGCTGACGCTGAACAAGGTCTGGCTGAAGGGCAGCCCGCTGACGGCGAGCGGCTTCAAGCAGGAGATCGGCCAGTGGAAGAACGTCGGCTTCGTGCTCGACATCGTGCAAGTGTGA
- the ispD gene encoding 2-C-methyl-D-erythritol 4-phosphate cytidylyltransferase, producing MSRYLALVPAAGHGSRFGAPSPKQYLQLNGRPLMWHTLQALAAVPAVETVAVVISPCDEWFDDFDWDIPKLQVLRAGGVSRAESVRNGLEALDCADDDWVLVHDAARCCLTADAVERLLAEVGDDPVGGLLALPVPDTVKRADAEQRVAVTVSRAGLWLAQTPQMFRRGKLREALQGGDLADVTDEASAIERCGGKPRLVEGDAQNFKVTYPRDLALARAVLAARKD from the coding sequence GTGAGCCGCTATCTGGCCTTGGTGCCGGCCGCCGGCCACGGCAGCCGCTTCGGCGCGCCCAGCCCCAAGCAATACCTGCAATTGAACGGCAGGCCGCTGATGTGGCACACCCTGCAGGCGTTGGCCGCGGTGCCCGCCGTGGAGACGGTGGCGGTGGTGATCTCTCCTTGCGACGAGTGGTTCGACGATTTCGACTGGGACATCCCCAAGCTGCAAGTGTTGCGCGCGGGCGGCGTCAGCCGCGCCGAGAGCGTGCGCAACGGCCTGGAGGCGCTGGACTGCGCCGACGACGACTGGGTGCTGGTGCACGACGCCGCGCGCTGCTGTCTGACCGCGGACGCGGTGGAGCGGCTGCTGGCCGAGGTGGGCGACGATCCGGTGGGCGGCCTGCTGGCCCTGCCGGTGCCGGACACCGTCAAGCGCGCCGACGCCGAACAGCGCGTGGCGGTCACCGTTTCCCGCGCCGGCCTGTGGCTGGCGCAAACTCCGCAGATGTTCCGCCGCGGCAAATTGCGGGAAGCGCTGCAAGGCGGCGATCTGGCGGATGTGACCGACGAAGCCTCCGCCATTGAGCGCTGCGGCGGCAAGCCGCGGCTGGTGGAGGGCGACGCCCAGAATTTCAAAGTGACTTATCCGCGCGATCTGGCCTTGGCGCGCGCGGTGCTGGCGGCAAGAAAGGATTGA
- the phoU gene encoding phosphate signaling complex protein PhoU: MAEHISKQFDMELETIRTRVLQMGGLVEQQILSAVEALLAGDIDKLDKVIAEDALVNAMEVTIDDDCLHIIARRQPAASDLRIVFTVIKVITDLERIGDEAKKIARMGKTIYQSERYQVPRFREIEKMADAALGMLRRALDAFARLDTSAALELAEADQELDEDFAAELRQLITFMMEDPRTISMSIDTLFISKAIERIGDHATNISEYVVYLVKGKDIRHTTLETKKRETLG, from the coding sequence ATGGCAGAGCATATTTCCAAACAGTTCGATATGGAGCTGGAAACCATCCGCACCCGCGTCCTGCAGATGGGCGGACTGGTGGAGCAGCAGATTTTGTCCGCGGTGGAAGCCCTGCTGGCCGGCGATATTGACAAGCTGGACAAGGTGATCGCCGAGGATGCGCTGGTCAATGCGATGGAAGTCACCATCGACGACGACTGCTTGCACATCATCGCCCGCCGCCAGCCGGCGGCCAGCGACTTGCGCATCGTGTTCACCGTGATCAAGGTGATCACCGATCTGGAGCGCATCGGCGACGAAGCCAAGAAGATCGCGCGCATGGGCAAGACCATCTACCAGTCCGAACGCTATCAGGTGCCGCGCTTCCGCGAGATCGAGAAAATGGCGGACGCGGCGCTGGGCATGCTGCGCCGCGCGCTGGACGCCTTCGCCCGCCTGGACACCAGCGCCGCGCTGGAACTGGCCGAAGCCGACCAGGAGCTGGACGAAGACTTCGCCGCCGAACTGCGCCAGCTGATCACCTTCATGATGGAAGACCCGCGCACCATCAGCATGTCCATCGACACCTTGTTCATCTCCAAGGCGATAGAGCGCATCGGCGATCACGCCACCAATATTTCCGAATACGTGGTTTACCTGGTCAAGGGCAAGGACATCCGCCACACCACGCTGGAAACCAAGAAGCGCGAAACCCTGGGCTGA
- the corA gene encoding magnesium/cobalt transporter CorA: protein MRHATLKKRIPTLGEAPGTLLSVGEAKLPEASISLFEYGPEQLQETVFQTVAEGLAHQPGGGVLWLNVYGLHQPEVMRAIGQRFGLHSLVLEDIMNARQRPKVEDYGDYLFVASRVFDYHQHSENGAGRLLSDQIYLVIGRRFVLSFQERPTGVFEEVRERLRRGRGLLRHKDADYLGYSLLDAMIDDYFGVLTEFNEKVERMDTMLLRGRDQGVLLQIQRLKRDCLKLRRALMPMREMLISLNRGEHGFFKPETLVYLRDAYDHTMHVIESLEMSREMVGDMLDLYLSTQSHRLNLQMRVLTVLTMIFMPLTLIAGIYGMNFEYMPELKWHYGYHLVLVAMLGIAGGLGWLFWKRRWL from the coding sequence ATGCGCCACGCCACGCTGAAAAAACGCATTCCCACGCTGGGCGAGGCGCCCGGCACCCTGCTGTCGGTGGGCGAGGCGAAATTGCCGGAAGCCTCGATCTCGCTGTTCGAATACGGCCCGGAGCAATTGCAGGAAACCGTGTTCCAGACCGTGGCCGAGGGCCTGGCCCACCAGCCCGGCGGCGGCGTCTTGTGGCTCAACGTCTACGGCCTGCACCAGCCCGAGGTGATGCGCGCCATCGGCCAGCGCTTCGGCCTGCATTCCCTGGTGCTGGAAGACATCATGAACGCGCGCCAGCGGCCCAAGGTGGAGGACTACGGCGATTATTTGTTCGTCGCCAGCCGGGTGTTCGACTACCACCAGCACAGTGAAAACGGCGCCGGGCGCTTGTTGTCCGATCAGATCTATCTGGTCATCGGCCGCCGTTTCGTGCTGAGCTTTCAGGAGCGGCCCACCGGCGTGTTCGAGGAGGTGCGGGAACGGCTGCGCCGCGGACGCGGCCTGCTGCGCCACAAGGACGCCGACTACCTGGGCTATTCCTTGCTGGACGCGATGATAGACGACTACTTCGGCGTGCTCACCGAGTTCAACGAAAAAGTGGAGCGCATGGACACCATGCTGCTGCGCGGACGCGATCAGGGCGTTTTGCTGCAGATCCAGCGGCTGAAGCGGGATTGCCTGAAGCTGCGCCGCGCGTTGATGCCGATGCGGGAAATGCTGATTTCGCTGAACCGCGGCGAGCATGGCTTTTTCAAGCCGGAGACCTTGGTCTATCTGCGCGACGCTTACGATCACACCATGCATGTGATCGAATCGCTGGAGATGTCGCGCGAGATGGTGGGCGACATGCTGGACCTCTACCTGTCCACCCAGTCCCATCGGCTCAACCTGCAAATGCGGGTGCTCACCGTCTTGACCATGATCTTCATGCCGCTGACGCTGATCGCCGGCATCTACGGCATGAACTTCGAATACATGCCGGAGCTGAAATGGCATTACGGCTATCACCTGGTGCTGGTGGCGATGCTGGGCATCGCCGGCGGGCTGGGGTGGTTGTTCTGGAAGCGGCGCTGGCTCTGA